In Arthrobacter sp. MN05-02, one genomic interval encodes:
- a CDS encoding hypothetical protein (possible pseudo due to frameshift), which yields MRDAVVRVLERTGATLVVVEHRVAVWADVVDRVIVLDPGGGVLADGPPAGILGHEATRAGLARAGVWVPDWRPPLGGPVPGPGGGPLLSARSLTVARTKRGPAAVEDLDLQVHEAEALSITGPNGAGKSTAALTLGGLLRPRAGRVDAAPSLAGTAGSDPFRWRSAQLVQRIGTVFQEPEHQFLTASVGEELEFGPRRVSGTADPQRITELAERLRLTHLLQANPFTLSGGEKRRLSVATMLATAPRLLILDEPTFGQDAGTWAELVTLLRELIDDGVAVVSVTHDTDFIAALGGRTLRIAGGAGRLVAQ from the coding sequence GTGCGCGACGCCGTCGTCCGCGTCCTGGAGCGCACCGGTGCCACGCTCGTCGTCGTCGAGCACCGCGTGGCGGTCTGGGCCGACGTGGTGGACCGCGTGATCGTGCTCGACCCCGGGGGAGGCGTTCTCGCCGACGGTCCCCCCGCGGGCATCCTGGGGCACGAGGCCACGCGTGCCGGGCTCGCTCGGGCCGGCGTCTGGGTGCCGGACTGGCGGCCGCCCCTGGGTGGGCCCGTACCCGGCCCCGGCGGCGGGCCGCTGCTGTCGGCCCGCTCCCTCACGGTGGCCCGGACGAAGCGTGGCCCCGCTGCCGTCGAGGACCTCGATCTCCAGGTGCACGAGGCGGAAGCACTGAGCATCACCGGACCGAACGGCGCCGGGAAGTCGACGGCGGCACTCACCCTCGGCGGGCTGCTCCGGCCGCGCGCCGGCCGGGTGGACGCCGCGCCATCGCTCGCGGGGACGGCAGGCAGCGACCCGTTCCGCTGGCGGTCCGCCCAGCTCGTGCAGCGGATCGGCACGGTCTTCCAGGAACCCGAGCACCAGTTCCTCACGGCGTCCGTGGGCGAGGAACTGGAGTTCGGGCCTCGACGCGTCAGCGGCACCGCCGATCCGCAGCGGATCACGGAGCTGGCCGAGCGCCTCCGCCTCACCCACCTGCTGCAGGCCAATCCCTTCACGCTCTCCGGCGGCGAGAAGCGGCGGCTGTCGGTCGCGACGATGCTCGCCACGGCCCCGCGCCTGTTGATCCTCGACGAGCCCACCTTCGGCCAGGACGCCGGGACCTGGGCCGAACTCGTCACCCTGCTGCGCGAGCTGATCGACGACGGCGTGGCCGTCGTCTCCGTCACGCACGACACCGACTTCATCGCCGCCCTCGGCGGCAGGACCCTGCGCATCGCCGGCGGGGCGGGACGGCTGGTGGCCCAATGA